The genomic window TGTTGGTGGTTGAGAGGTCGTTGCTCGCTCTTCTCTTACCTGAACgcaggaaagaggaggaaggttcagggaagaggaggaaggttcagggaagaggaggaaggttcagggaagaggaggaaggttcAGAGAAGAGCGCAACGGTGACCTCTTTTCTGGACATCGACATGGCAGAAGAGCAAAGCGACAGTTTCACGGACACCAACACAGTCCTGGCACTGTAAATGGACATGGTGACCTCGCTGGTGCAAGTAGAGAGAGTGCTGACTGGAATGGTAGGCTGTCAGTGGTTGGGTTTATAGAACTATCTTCATACCCATTTACCTTCTTCATCATATTCAGCCTCGGAAACCATATGCTGAGTCCCAGAATTGGAATGAATTGAATTTCAACCCAATCAGTTCAATCCGAGTTCTCTCTGGTGTATTCCTTTCCATTCGGACTGTTTTGAGCAGGTTTGACAGGTGAGGATGTGCATCATCACTGTAGACCTGGGGTCTTCAACCTTTCCTTGCCCAGGGATCCCCGCCCAGGCAAACCGGCCAACCAGGGATCCTCATCATATGTTAGCAAGACATTTATCCCATGTCTTATCATCAGGAGAATGGCAGGGAGAagttatcaacattttaaaataaatatcATTTAAAAATAATTTTGACCTTGCCACATTATAATTGGAAGAGGAACTCTAACATAGCCTATAAGCTAGAACGGTAACTCCCAACACATTTTCACTAAGAGCTGCTGTTTAGCTGGTTAAACAAATGTTAGCCGTGTTTTGGCAAAAATGAAGTCAAGAAAGCTTACCAGCAGCACTTGCCTCACTGTTGGCCTTTTGACTGGGGGATGACTGACTGGGGgatgactgactgggggggctattgactgggggggggggctattgaCTGGTGgatgactgactggggggctatTGACTGGGGGGCTATTGACTGGGGACTATTGACTGGGGGCTTTTGACTGGGAgatgactgactggggggctatTGATGGGGGACTATTGACTGGGGGGCTATTGACTGGGAGATGACTGACTGGGGGACTATTGACTGGGGGGCTATTGACTGGGGACTATTGACTGGTGCTTTCTTAACGCCTGTGTCAGATACCCAGTGAGTGTAATtagctccagtgagtgtaatttgCTCAATATTAGGTAGAAATAAAGTTGACATCATTAGACATTCTCTTTTCTACTGTAAGTATATATTTTGTTGCTAGCGATatttataaaaacatttaaaatatacATTTGTTAATACCCCTAGGGGGTGTGGCCCCCCGGTTGAATAGCTCTGCTCTAGAAACCAAGCTACTCACTCACCTCTTCTTTAATCCCAGAATCCCCAGAGGTACCATGGTCTGGGGAAACCTCATCTTCTGGAGGTATTAACAGTATCTGTAGATTTATCTCAGCTAGAACATCACCTTCCTACACCTTCCTAATATCAGATTTGAAACCACTCACTCATTGTTTTTGATTCTCCATACATATTAACATTCATATAATAGACTAATACAGTTTGTGCAAAATGTATTGtgtttacactgagtgtacaaaacattaagaacgacTGGCTAATATTGAGTTGAGCACCCCACTTGCcattagaacagcctcaattggtcggggcatggactatacaaggtgtcaaaagcgttcaaTAGGGATGGTGGCCCATTTtgcctccaatgcttcccacagttgtgtcaagttggctgaatgtcctttgggtggtggactattcttaatacacacaggaaactcaAAAAGAAGGggggaccaaggcactcttcatataattgattaaaatgcctttattagtatggcatgttcaatagaaacaaagtttTTAAAAACCAATGtgtttcggctgcatggccttcgtcagggagaaCAAAAAAAGgaatacaatgtcctcttttgaacagcttttcAATTCGCCCTAattggaagagggagtggttacacAGGAAACGGTTGAGCGTGAAAATCCCAGCatcattgcagttcttgacacaaaccggtgtgcctggcacctactaccataccacgttcaaaggcacttaaatattgtgtcttgcccattcaccctctgaatggcacacatacccaatccatgtctcaattgtctcaaggctaaaaaatcattctttaacctgtctcctgattgaagtggatttaataagtgacattaagaagggatcatagccttcatctggattcacctggtcagtctatgtcatggaaagagtaggtgttcaTAATGTAATGTGTTGTGCACGCAGTGTgggtgtgtttctctgtgtgtgtactaacgtgtggagaatcagagcaggtggtcggtccagttcaagtgttcaagcagtctgatggcttgtggaCAGAAACTCTCTTGAGcttgttggtatcagacctcgtGCTCCAATACCATCTGCCCAACGGTAAGGAAGTGAACAGCTTGTGACTGGAGTGTgtggtccttgatgatgctgcggGCCTTCCTCAGGCACCGTTTCCAGTAGATGTCTTTGATGGGTGGGAGCTTGGTCCCAGTGTTGTACTGGGCCTTCTTCACCACTCGCTGGAGGGCCTTGCGGTCATGGACGGAGACATTACCGTAACAGGCAGTGATTCAACTGGTCAGGACACTTTCGATTGTGCATGACGAATTTATTCAGACGCCTTGacaatagtggtggtggtgttggtcccATGACAAGTTCTCAGTGATGtggacgcagaggaacttaaaactgttGACTCTCTCTTCTGCAATCCCATTGATGTGGATTGGGGTATGTTCCCTCCTttgcttcctgaagtcaacagTCAACTTTTTTTGCTGACGTTGAAGAAGAGGTCGTTGTGACAACACAacaatgccagttcacttacctccttcctataggctgacTCGTCGTTGTTGGTTATCAGGTTTACAACTgtggtgtcgtcagcaaacttgatgactgCGTTAGTGTCATGCAAATCCACGCAGTCATGGCTGAACAGGGACGACAGCAGAGTGCTtaggacacacccctgggggaCCCCTGTGTTAAGTGTCAGTGTGGAGGAGGCGTTGTTGCCAATCCTCACACCTTGTGGTCtgcacgtcaggaagtccaggatccagtttcagagggtgATGTCCAGACCAAGGGCTCTGAGCTTAGTGCCAAGCTTAGAGAGAACAATAGTGTTTAATGCTAAACTGttgtcaataaacagcattctcacataggtgttcttcttgtccagatgtgttaggGCTGTGTGAAAAGCGATGGAAATGGCATCTTCCAcagatctgttggagcggtaggcaaattggagtgggtgccGTGTGCCTGTGATTCAGCTCATACCGAGACTAGAACTCAGGACCTCGGCCTCGCTAACACACTTGACCGCCCTCCTGAAGGGTTACAGCTCATGCGCTATTTGAAAAGTCCTTCTATTGTGCAAGGACGACGCTTCGGCCTGCTGAATAAGTTTCACAGATCCTCATCAGCTACATTCACCACCTTAACTGGCCCCACAGCGCCCCCAGTGGTTGAACCATCACAACTGTAGAGTCCAGTGGCCCCGTTGTGAAGGACGTCACGCTGCTTGTTTAGCGAGTACAGCTTCCCCCGATTCAGCTCATAGGGAGACTCAACCTCATGACTTCTGCCTCGAACCCACGTGACCGCCCTCCTGAAGCATTCCAACCACCGTGCTATTAAAAAAGGCCTTTAATTGCTCAAGTGTTGTTAGTTTCACGTGTATGTTTGTGTTAGACGTGTTAGTTATTGTTAGACGTCcgtttcaattcaattcaaagggtaGTCATTATAAGGTCAACGTGACAATGGGttaagactgtgttagcctgtgagctaaagcctaggcattggTCCTGTGACTTGGATGAGTCTTCAAGGAGGAGGTCAAATGAGGGTGAAGTCTAACAGGTGGTTTGATGACCACGCTTTTGTGATAAGTGACTTGTCTCAAAAGCGGAGCCCTGGGTTACTTAACTTAACACGTCTTCAGCCAGGTTGCTCATCACATGCATGGATCACCGAACCACGTCTGTTGCATTCTCATTAAATGGGTTGCACAGATCATTCGGTTTCTGTTCGCCACAGAAAGTGGTCTTGTGCAGGAGGCCTGATTTGAACCCCAATCAGTTATATTGGTGCCGTGATCTCTGAGTATGAGGTCAAAGGGGACTGAAATTTAACCGAGGTGGTTCGATGAACCACTCTCTTTTGATGAGTAACCTTGCTGGAGACTTGAAGACTTGTGTTAGCTTCCTGAACTAATCCCTATGGGCTTTAGTTAAGTGGACTAACACGGTCTTGTGATATGCAGGAGAACTGGTTCTAACCCAGTCAGTCATAAGAGGAAGATTAAATAGGGAGTGGAAAGGCTGTGCTGAGAAGGGCTGTGACGGGGCAATGTTTACTTATGGGAGACACCTTTTTTGTGTCACTCCCTTCTAACACAGCATGTGATCGTCGTTGAGGGGAACCGAAGATATGTCCATATTTCAGGAATGGGGTCATAATAGTTTATTGCCAAAATGGTTCAAACGGTAGAGCCAAATTCATAGGAATTCTTCCATTATTTGACACACTGCTCGTACGACTGTTGCCGTTAAAGTTTCCATAAGGAATCTACACGCGCACGAAAAGTAGGACATCTTTGTTATTATTTAGCTAGCAAACAAACTTTCCAGAGTAAAACCCTTGTGGTTAAACAATCCGGAGACAGTTTACTGTAAACACTGAGATCACAGAGATGTATTTGCTGAGATAAAGCTAAATGTATTACTCTCATTCTCAAAGACAATACCTTTTTCAAATTTCCCATGAGTTGCTTTATTTCTTTTGAACTTTAACACAAGCATGTTGATTGTGAAAAAATCTTAGTTTTGCCTGATTATTTTCAACACTTTGCGTCACAAATACTGTAGGAATTTATACAATAAGTTGAACATTTCCGACAAAATAATAATCTGCAGTCAAACATTTAGTGTCAAttctttttatatttttttttacaaaaggcTCCAGAATACAAAATAACAGTCAGGGGAGAAATAAACCGAAAACAACCTTTAAGCCAGAGCAATCATACACATACAATTTACAAGCAATTCAGAAAACACAATCCCAAATCACAACACAACCTATAATTTCCGTGTGTGAACTGTCTGGTGTCTTATCAGATTGCTCAGAAAGGAAAAGTTCTTCCCACACTGGGTGCAGTGGAACAGTTTCTCACCCGTATGGACGCTCTGATGCACTTTTAAATTGCTGGAATGAGAGAACTGTTTCCCACATTGAGCGCATCTgaaaggtttctcccctgtgtgtactctCTGGTGCCGCTTCAGGCTGCACAACTGGCTGAACTGCTTCGCACACAGGGAGCACTCGTACGGTTTCTCCCccgtgtggaccctctggtgcatCTTAAGCTGGCACAGGTGAGGGTACTCCCTGTCACAGAAGGTGCACCTGTAGGACCTCGCCCCCTCCTCCCTAGACCCTCTGTCCTGATGAGTCCCAGTCACGTCGCCCAGGTGGGTGTCAGGGGCGCTCCCAGGGAAATCCACCCAGGTGGGGTACTGCAGCTCCTCGGTTCCCGTGGCGTATGGAGTGGCGGTGGTTGCGGGGTTCTGAAAGGTGCCGAGGCGGTTGTTGAAAGCGCCGTTCATGCCGATGGTGTAGAAGTGATTGTCAGGAGAGTTCTGTCTCGCTGCTGGCTGGACACCTgggtgaggatgatgatgataagTGTTACTCGAATGTCCTCCAAGAAGCATGGCATCTGCTTCACTATGTCCTCCTTGATGATGCCCGTGTTCCATGATGTCACCTTGTCTCCACGACGAGGGCGTGCCATCCCCATCGTCAACAGGAAGGGGGTCGATAACTATGACCTCCGACATGACTTCTGAATCGACCTGGGGATACTCGTGTTCACTCCTCACCATCTGAGAAAGTGGGGGAATGGGGTTCAGCTTTGTGAGAGGCGAGGGGCTTCCTGAGACCGTCTCGGCAGCATAACTAGAACAAGACAGCCGATCATTCGCTGTTTCACTGCCTCTTCGCTTATGGGAGTTTACAGGCAGATCGGTTGTTCTCTCGTGGTTTAGGCTGCGCTGCTGTTTAGCAACAGGTCCTGGACCTGTGAGTTGGAGCACCTGGCTCAGGCTCTCAGGCTCCGGGTCTGACTTGAAAACAGTGTCTGATCTGTTGACAGTCACTATGCTGTGTTTGGTTCTGAGCTGCTCAGTGAGCTCTGTTTGGTCCGTGTGTAGAGAGGTCGGTGTGTTTGGGTCTGTCATTCTGTGGCCACTATCAGTGCCTGAAGAGACAACAAAAGCATGATGGTCATATGCAGTCAAATAAAACAATGAGGTTGTCAATCAGTATGTCATTTTTCATTACAGCAATCCATAAATCATTACCTGGCATCTCCCTCAGACCCTCTTCTTTCTTCCATGGCtggaggtctctctctccttccacagtAGATTTGGCctgaaaagaggagggaggaattaAGTAGACAGACATGAGCTCCACAAAGCTCTCAAACAAATGCAGGTCTATTATAACTCAGATATTACTATGCTATAATATTGATCTAATGGCTTGAATTAAGTTGTTAATTTACTGACTCAACTCATGGACACAGAACATCTAAAGCTTCTCAAAACATATGAAATTAAAACTGGACCTCAATAATTCACTTGTAATTTTGAAAGAAAAATGTCCTTTCCTTACAATATATTTAGGGTCAATGTGACAATATATATTTAGAGTCAAGAAGCACCATGAAATTATTTGAAAAATATTATTTATTGATGGAATTATAGGAATGAATGAATAAACAGCAACAGCCATTGATGAAATTGTTACAGAAGAACAGACAGTTTTTCAGTCTCACAGTAGAATTTCAGTATCTGCTATAACTTTAGTGTGACGCACACAGTATTATTAGAAGAACACAACCATGATCAACCTGAACAGTCAATGTGAGTGATGCTGTTGGCCTTAAAGAAGCCAAGAAAACGTAACAGTCTTTGTAGATAATGTAAATATGAACCACGTTGTATTGAAGACGTATGAGACCAGGGCAAACATCCTGCAGACATACGACTATGTTAGAACCAATGACGTTTGAACTCATGATATTTCTATAACAGCTTTTTTTCAATAGGAATCGCTTGTTCCATGTTAGTTATCAATGATGAAGCTTCTGATGTCTTTTCAGATTGCTGGTGTGGGAGAACCTGCGTCCGCAATGTGCACAACTGAAGGGCTTCTCGCCAGTGTGGACGTTTAGGTGCATTTGGAGATGGCTGGCGCCCTCAAAGCTCTTCTCACAGAAGTTGCAGGCGAACCCCCGCTTTCTGGTGTGGATGACAGCGTGCTGCTGCAACTCACTCTCGTGGACAAACTTCTTATGGCAGCTCGGGAAACCGTACTGTCGTTCTACGGTGCCAGGTCTAACATCTGTGGTAAGATTACTCAAATGAGAGGAAGTTGTGGTGCTTGGTCTAAAATGGCTGACAGGAAGTGAGGTATGAGCTGGTTGTTCAACTCCTCTTCCTGGTATTTCAGAGTGTCTATGGAGGCTTGTCAATGAGCACCAACTAGCTTTGTTGGCCTCACCTGCATTTCCTGTGTCAAGATGGTTTCCTGTATTTATCTCTGAGGACCGGAAGCCGGGTGAAACCAATAGCGGTGTGTTGTCTTTCATCAAATCATGGCAACTCATTGGTGTGTTTCTGTTAAACACTCCCACTCCCTGCTTATTTCCAGTCCCATTGTCCTGTGGTGTAGTAGCTGTACCCACCTGACCCCACTCGAAACCTCTATCCACCTGCTGGCCACTAGATACACTGCTCATATCTGTGGCCGAGCTGGTCTGTGTTTCTGGGCCCACTGAGCCACTCCCTAGGTCCATTACTTTAGTGTGAGCAGCAGAGGTGCCATCATCAGTCACTACTACCTCTCTCCATACCTGGTTTAAAGAATCTCTTAGGAGATTGAGGTCCCCGTTCATGTCACACTTTGTGTccagactctgtctctctgctttggGTTCAAATCCTGTGTACTGCTGGGGTCCCTGGTTCACATTCCCTGTTTCTGATTGGTGGAGGATGGCATCAGATCCACTGACCTCCATAGCAGTGTTGTTGAAGTTGTTGTTGCCTCTGGGGCCACTGGACTGGATGGCAGGGTCCTCTGTGGTGGCTGCAGCCAGTTGGGTGGTTAGCGCTCTGCTGCCCTCCACTGTTCTAGCTGGGTGGCTGGACCTAGAGTGATGGTCATCTGCTTCTCCCTCCACCTTGATGATCAGCAGGTCTGGttccccttcctctgtctctggtgaCTGCTGATGGGGTTAAGTGGGAGaaatgagtgagtgagacagagcaTACACTATCTACTGAATGGAGATATGGGCGTGAAATTCATAGTAGTTGTCTTGTTGTTATTGTGTTTTAATCAGTGGTATAGTGGAGGGTAAACTCCACCTTCTGTGTTTTACACATGCCTTTTACAACCCTTTGGCACAAAAATGCATTTAAAGTATAGGGACTGTTACTTGACTCACTGATCATCGTTTACCAACCATGTTTTTAACCACTACATCACTAGTTATAATGTGCTGACATACACGTCTATTCAGACATTACCTCATCCCCAGGCGGAAGGGAGTGTCTGGTGTCCGAGACTAAAACAGATATAAGTCTGAGAGTCTAAAATCGTCTGTTAAAATTGGAACTTACCTCAACACTTGTAGCATCCATATGCTTTGATGGAGAGACATCCTCTTGGTCCACGTCTATGGGCTGTCTGTCTCTTTGAATGCTGCTGTTCCCAAAACTCCTGTTGGAAAGTCTGTTTCTACTTTGCCAAGTAGGTCCTGGAAATAAAGAGGAGGTTAATTTGACCCCATCCATCAATGGTGTTTTACAAAGTACCAAGCAAACATATGTTCATGTTGTATGTTATGTGTCTGTAGAGCTAAAAGAAATCCTAGCTGTGTTGACAGTACAAAGAAAGCATGATACATCCTCAAATCttattttattggtcacgtacacatattttacagatgttatcgcaggtgtagcgaaatgcttatgtttctagctccatcatgGCAGTAATACCTActgtaacagtgaaatgcttgtttctATCTCCATCAGGGCAGTAATACCTACTGtaacacagtgaaatgcttgtgtttctagctccatcagagCAGTAATACCTACTGtaacacagtgaaatgcttgtgtttctagctccatcagggCAGTAATACCTACTGtaacacagtgaaatgcttgtgtttctagctccatcagggCAGTAATACCTACTGtaacacagtgaaatgcttgtgtttctagctccatcagggTAGTAATACCTACTGtaacacagtgaaatgcttatgtttctagctccatcagggTAGTAATACCTACTGTAacacagtaatacctaacaatacagaCACATCCAAAAAATAaaaaggaattaagaaatatcagagcGACCAAGGTCAGAGTCCGGGATATATAAATGATGgtatatatagacagtatatgaataggaaAGGTGTGTACAGCAATAGTtctataggatgagccttgactagaatacagtatgtaaacattattaaagtgaccagtgttcaatgactaggGCAGCAGTcactaaggtgcagggtagagtattgGGTGGTAGCcgggctagtaacagtgactaggggaggcagcatagcctagtggttagtaacagttggactagtaacagaaaggactagtaaccaaaaggttgcaagttcaaatccccgagctgacatggtacaaatctgtcgttctgcccctgttaacccactgttcctaggccgtcattgaaaataagaatttgttcttaactgacttgcctaaataaaggttaaaaaaaacaagtgactaagttcagggcagggtactgggaaGAGGCAGTCTAGTGGGGACAGTCTGATGTCCTGGAGATAAAAGCAGgttttttttcagtctctcgttcccTGCTGTGGGCACCTGTAAAGTCTCCACCTTCAAGATGTTAGTGAGTGAACAGGCTCAGCCTCTAAAGGTGGATCTCAATAATACATCTAAGCCGAACTGTATTGACAGTACATAAATCATGGCTGTATTATACTAGCTTTGAACTTTGTAAAACACAATTGATGGATGGGGTCAAATTgaagattcatgtttaatttaatttttatttatttcacctttatttaaccaggtaggctagttgagaccaagttctcatttgcaactgcgacctggccaaaataaagcaaagcagtttgacacatacaacaacacagagttacacatggaataaacacacacacagtcaataatacagtagaaaaagtatatatacagtgtgtgcaaatgaggtaggacaagggaggtaaggcaatataaatagaccatggtggcaaagtaattacaatatagcaattaaacactggaatgatagaatgggcagaagatgaatgtgcaagtagagatactgtggtgcaaaggagcaagataaataaataaatacagcatggggatgaggtagttggatgggctatttacagatgggctatgctCAGGTttagtgatctgtaagctgctctgacagctggtgcttaaagctttagtgatttttgcagttcgttccagtcattggcagcagagaactggaaggcggTCAAAataagaattggctttgggggtgaccagtgagacaaacctgctggagcgcatgctacaggtgggtgctgctatggtgaccagcgagctgagataaggggggactttacctagcaggttcttgtagatgacctggagccagtgggttagctgacaagtatgaagcgagggccagccaacgagagtgtacaagtcgcagtggtgggtagtatatggggctttggtgacaaaacggatggcactgtgatagactgcattcaatttgttgagtagagtgttggaggctattttgtaaatgacgtggccgaagtcgaggatcggtaggatggtcagttttacgagggtatgtttggcagcatgagtgaaggatgctttgttgcgaaataggaagccgattctagatttattttttggattggagatgtttaatgtgagactggaaggagagtttacagtctaaccagacacctaggtatttgtagttgtccacatattctaagtcaaaaccgtccagagtagtgatgctggacgggcgggcaggtgcgggcagcgatcggttgaagagcatgcatttagttttacttgtatttaagagcagttggaggtcatggaaggagagttgtatggcattgaagctcgtctggaggttagttaatacagtgtccaaggaagggccagaagtatacagaatggtgtcgtctgtgtggaggtggatcagagaatcaccagcagaaagagcgacatcattgatgtatacagagaagagtcagcccgataattgaaccctgcacccccatagagactgtcagagacaacaggccctcagatttgacacactgaactctatcagagaagtagttggtggaccaggcgaggcaatcatttgagaaaccaaggctgttgtctgccaataagaatgtggtgattgacagagtcgaaagcttttgccaggtcaatgaatacggctgcacagtattgtttcttatcgattgcggttatgatgtcgtttaggaccttgagcgtggctcggaaaccagattgcatagcggagaaggttcggtgggattcgaaatggtcggtattCTATAATTTAATTTAAAATACGTGCACAGTGTCAaattcatcatcatcaccaacctGTCGTTGCAGTCTCTCGATGGTTGTGTCTGTTTAGGAGGCGTATTCCATGGAAGCGATTGTGGACGGACCCCTCTGAAGACTTTGTTCTATCTGCTCGAAATCTGGTGATCTGAAGTTCCATCAATTTCATTTTCCTCCGGAGAAATTCGTTCTCCTTGTGGCTTTGGGACATTTTCAGGTGTACAACCGCATAGCCATCGTCAACAACTTTGCATATTTCGGCTACAGCCGCGTTGGCTAGCACCTCCATGATTGAGGCTATCTGCGCCTGGAACTCGACCACGGAACCCGACATTGTCCCCCGACGCTTTTGGACTCTTTTCAATATGAAAAAGGTCTTTGTGTTTTCTATATTATGAGTATCTAGCAAGCTTTTCAAACAAATACAATAATATCAGAAACTAAACA from Oncorhynchus masou masou isolate Uvic2021 chromosome 20, UVic_Omas_1.1, whole genome shotgun sequence includes these protein-coding regions:
- the LOC135507109 gene encoding zinc finger protein rotund-like isoform X2, translating into MSGSVVEFQAQIASIMEVLANAAVTEICKVVDDGYAVVHLKMSQSHKENEFLRRKMKLMELQITRFRAERTKFSEGSVHNRFHGIRLLNRHNHREITTGPTWQSRNRLSNRSFGNSSIQRDRQPIDVDQEDVSPSKHMDATSDEQSAETEEGEPDLLIIKDEGEADDQDSRISHPARTVEGSRELTTQPTTDPAFQPRGNNINTAMETEEGEPDLLIIKVEGEADDQDSRFSHPARTVEGSRELTTQLAAATTEDPAFQLSGPRGNNNYNNTAMEQSPETEEGEPDLLIIKVEGEADDHHSRSSHPARTVEGSRALTTQLAAATTEDPAIQSSGPRGNNNFNNTAMEAKSTVEGERDLQPWKKEEGLREMPGTDSGHRMTDPNTPTSLHTDQTELTEQLRTKHSIVTVNRSDTVFKSDPEPESLSQVLQLTGPGPVAKQQRSLNHERTTDLPVNSHKRRGSETANDRLSCSSYAAETVSGSPSPLTKLNPIPPLSQMVRSEHEYPQVDSEVMSEVIVIDPLPVDDGDGTPSSWRQGDIMEHGHHQGGHSEADAMLLGGHSSNTYHHHPHPGVQPAARQNSPDNHFYTIGMNGAFNNRLGTFQNPATTATPYATGTEELQYPTWVDFPGSAPDTHLGDVTGTHQDRGSREEGARSYRCTFCDREYPHLCQLKMHQRVHTGEKPYECSLCAKQFSQLCSLKRHQRVHTGEKPFRCAQCGKQFSHSSNLKVHQSVHTGEKLFHCTQCGKNFSFLSNLIRHQTVHTRKL